ACAGCTCGGACAGATTCACGGTCCTGTAGCGCTGCTTGGGCTTCACGATCTCCTGGAAACCACCATGCTTCCACTGTGAAGGATGCCTAGCCACTCCGGCCCGGATCATGTTGGTGTCAATGTACAGCGAGCACCGCACCAGATGTTCGCCGCTCTCCACCGCCGTGGCATGATAGCGACGCTCCCAGAAGCTCCCCTTGCGGTCGGTCTTCTTGTTGTAGGTAGCAGCCACCTTTGAACCCAAGTCCCGCATCATCCTAGGTATCGCGTTCCTGTCTGCTGGGCTAACCACAAGCAAATGAACATGGTTGCATGTGACCGTGAAGTTGAGCACCGGCACCCGGTAGCGGGCCTGGTTTTCAAAAAGCACATCCACGAACAGTTTGCGGTACAAGACCTGACCCAAAAGAAAGTCCCGATTGTGGCAGCGGGCAGTCAGATGCCACACATTGCCGGGCTCAAAAAATCGTTGCGGATATCCCATCTCAAACTCAGCATTCATCAAACTGAAAGAAACGCATCCGGATCAACTCCTGCCTGTTTCAGGATCGCTCGAAGTGTCCCCTCCGGCATTTCACCTGGATGATTGGGGATCGTTGTAAATTTTTGCGTCTCTGCATTATACCAGATTTCATGGCTTCCGGCCGCTTGGCGGTCAAAACAAAAGCCCAACGCACGAAGTCGGCGAATAATCTCGCGATATCGAAATCCGGAAAGCCGCCCCATCTCAACAACCAACGACAATCTGAAGATCGAACGCGCGTTGGATGCGTGGCTGCTCACAGCTTGACACGCTGTATTCAGCCTGCGCTTCGAGCAGCCGTCTGGCCACGTCGCGAGCAATATCCAATGTCTCGGCGATTGTTCGGCCTTGAGCCACAAGCCCCTGTACCTCATCCGACGTTGCCAGATACATTCCCCCTGGCAACTGCTCGATATGCAAACGGATCATTCGTTCCATGACTGCTCCTGCCTGTGCTTGGGTCTCTGAGACCAACAAGATGCCAATTTCATTCACTTTGCACTCAAAAAAGACCCTTGGTACGACCTTAAAAACGCATCAGTCGCCCAATGCCTGCGGTTGCCGCGTTTCATAGCGCCATCCATCCCCACAAACAACTGCCACACTTCCCTGGCGACGTCCCGGTAACATCCCCGGTACGCGGCCCGACTCCTGGCCAAAAGACTCGGGCTGTAAACTGCATCGCCCAGGAATCATCCACAAATTTAGTGTCGGGCCAGCTTGTAATGCGGTCGACCAAGGACCAAAACAACGCTTTCATCGGATCAATCACGGTCCGTGTCCCGCCTCTGCCGGCGCAGCTCGTCGAGGCGCATCTGTTCCATCCGCATCCAGTCCCGATGTTCGCGCTGTTCCTGCTCCAGGCGCTCTTCCTCGAATTCCGCCCGCTGCCGCATGCGCATGAGTTTTACGGCATGGGCCACATCAATGTCGCGGCCCGGTACGCTGGGCCGAAAAAACGTAAAATTCTGCTCACGGCCATGGGCCGGGTCCACAAGGATCCTGTCCACCCGCTCTTCGGCTCCGCTCGCCCACACGGCGCGATATCCGGTCAAAATCATGTGGCCGCGCGCTTTGTCCTGATCCGAAAACGTGTACTCCATGCAAAATGGCGCATGGCCCAAAAACTGGCGATCATGATAGACAGCGGCGCCCTGCGGCTCGGATGTGTACAGCGTGGTGACCGTGGCACAGCCGCCAAGATACAAAAGGATGAAAAAAATTCCAAAGCACCGCATCATCGCATCGTCCCGCCTGAAAAACGGTTGCACTTGATTTTTCGATTTCTCGCGCGATCAGTGCATGCACGAGAATCAAAACCTCCGTCCAGAACAAAATGTACGCCAGCCGCCTTCACCAAGGAGGCAGCCACGTCATCCCTCGCGGACCGGCCCACGCACCGAGTCGTGGTCCCTATTCCTTGCGAAAAAAACATCGTCCAAAACGCCTTGAGCCGGGAACACAGGCGGCACGCTATTTCATCTTGAAAAATTGTCCAGCCCACGGGCAACACTCCGGCCGTGGGGCATCCAAAAGGCTTGACCCCATGCATGGGAGTTGGCGATGAATGTCAAATAGGAACACAAGGAGCGTGTATGCCGCGTATCAATTGGCTGGGCTGGGGGACTGGGTTTGTTGTTTTGGCGGGAGTATACCATTCCGCCCTATGGCGGCTGGTGGCTCACGACTGGCAACGAACGGACTTCGATTACTGCTACCTCGTCCCTCTTGTCAGCCTTTATTTGATTTGGGAACGCTCAACGGATTTGGCCCGACTGCCATCCCGTCCTTCCTGGGGCGGCATCCTGGCCTTCCTGGGGGCCGTATTCTTCCTTCTGCTGGGCGAATTGGGTGGGGAATTTCTGTCCCTGTATCTGTCCTTCTGGCTGGCCTTGTTCGGACTCTGCTGGACGATCCTGGGCTGGCGCAAGCTCTCGGTCATCCTTTTTCCCGTCTGCTTCCTGCTGACCGCCTTTCCGCCCCCAAACTACCTGTATGGCCGCCTGACTCTGGGCATGCAGCTCCTGTCCACCCGGCTGGGAGTGGATGTCTTGCACATCCTGGGCATTCCGGCCTTTCGGGAGGGAAACGTCATTGACCTTGGATTCACGCAACTTGAAGTCGTGGCGGCATGCTCAGGCCTGCGTTTTCTCATCCCGCTCATTATCGTCGGCATGATCCTGACCTACTATTTCCGGGAAAAATGGTGGAAACGGGCTCTGCTCATGGCCTCGACCCTGCCCCTGGCCATCGCCATGAACGGATTGCGCATCGGCGTGACCGGGATTTTGACCCGCGCCCATGGGCCACGCTTCGCCGAGGGCTCGGCCCACGACCTGATGGGCTGGATCATGTTCGTCATCTCCACCCTCGTTTTGTTGGGATTCATGCGCCTGCTGACCACGCGCGGTCTGCCCACGACCCCGCCACGCAGTTATCAGTGCGGCCCGGCCAGTCCGACATCTTCCCTGCTTCCGCGCCTGGGCGTTGGCCTGCTCCTGCTGCCGATGGTGTTTGGTTTTTTGCGCTACCGCGATATGTCGCCACGGATCATGCCCAAAGCGGGCAACCTGGATGAATTTCCGACCGTTCTGGGCGAATGGACTGGTCGAAAAACAGCTCTCGAAGCCAAATTCATCACGGCCCTACATTTCACGGATTACGTCCAGATCGATTACCGCGACCCCAGTGGACGGACCGTGGATTTTTATGTCGCGTGGTACGAGTCGCAGAGCAAGGGAGAATCCATCCACTCGCCGGAAACCTGTCTGCGCGGCGGCGGCTGGTCTTTCGAGCGAACAGGTTCCGAGGAAGTCAATGTGCCGGGATATGGTCCCGTGCGCGTCAACCGCAGCCTGCTCGAACAGTCTGGACAACGCATGCTGGCCTATTTCTGGTTTCCGGTGCGCGGCCGATTCCTGACCAACGGGGTGGAGCTCAAAATTCACACCTTGCTTGGGGCTCTGACGGAGCGCCGCACCGATGGAGCCCTGGTCCGCCTCATCACGCCATTGGGTCCGGACGAAGCCGAAACGGACGGCGCCAAGCGCCTGACCGCCTTCATGTCTCAGGCGCTGCCGCTCTTGGACAAAATTCTGCCAGGGGCCTGACGGGGCATCGCGCAGGCCGCGAGGGACATCCGAAAATCCCGTCGCCACGTCCCCGGCCCCTGGAAATGAAAAAGCCTCCCCGGGGGATATCCCGGGGAGGCCATGACCGCGCGGACAAGGCAGGCCTATTTCAAGCCGGCCGTTCCATGAAAATTCACAGCAACAATCTCGTAATCCACCCGGCCACGTGGCACCTGCACGGAGATTTCGTCCCCTTCGCTCTTCCCGAGCAGGGCCTTGCCCACTGGCGATGCGATGGAAATCGTCCCCTTGGTGTGGTCGGCCTCGTCCGGGCCCAACAACGTATACGTTTTGCGCTCTCCGGTTTCCATGTCCTCCATGGTCACCGTGGCGCCGAAAACGACCTTGTCGCTGTGCAAGGTATCGATGTCGATGATGTCGAATTGGATCATCCGGGACTCAATGTGGCTGATGCGGGCTTCCAAAAGACCTTGGCGCTCCCTGGCCGCGTCGTAGCCCGCATTCTCGCGCAGGTCGCCTTCCTCTCGGGCCTCCTTGATGGCCTGGATGATGGCCGGTCGCTCCTTCTTGAGTTCTTCCAATTCCTTTTCCAAACGCTTGAAGCCATCAACTGAAATGGGAATCCTGCTCATCGCTATCCTTTATTCATGAAAACGGTTGGCCAATAAAAAAGAGGCTTTGCTTATCCTGGCCCAGACAAGCAAAGCTCTGACTACATCTCGAAATGACTTTTTGGGTACTAGTTCATCCGCTCCCAGGGGTCAAGCGTGGCGCCAACGGACAAAATCCCGTCGTTATTCCGCCTCCAACCCTTGTCGATACTGAAAATACACGTCCTTCATGCTGGTATAGTGATCAAGGGACTCCGCCTTGATGTCCTGATAGGTCTTCATATTGGCCGAAATCGTGTTCGTCTTGTCGTGGGCCGTGAAGGCGTATTTGGTCGTGTCCGGCTGAACCCAGGTCAGGGGGTAGAGCAACGAGTCCGCGACCAGGCCAACGGTGTCGCGCACCGAGGACGGCCCGAGCAAGGGCAGGACGACATACGTTCCGGATCCCACGCCGTAAAAGGCCAGGGTCTGCCCGAAATCCTCGGGCGAGGACTGGAGGCTGGCCATGTTTTTGGTCACATTGAAGAAACCGGCCGAGCCGAAGGTTGTATTCAAGACGAACGACGCGGTTTCCTTGAACATCTTGTCAAACTTAAACTGAAGCAGGGCGTTCACGAAACGTATGGGAAAGGCGATGTTGCGATAAAAATTCGAAAACCCATTGCGCATGTCCGGAGGAAAAAAACCGGCGTAAACCGTGTGCACCGGGGTAAAGACATACGAAATGAGGACGTCGTTGAAGGAAAATACCTTGCGATTGAGTTTTTCCAGGGAATCCGGATGGACGCGGGTATCACTTGGCGCGAAATCATCCGTGGATGATTCATCCGGGCCGCCATTCTCGGCACCATCCGAGGCCGGCGGGTTCATCCCTCCGGCCGAAGACGCCACCTTTTTCGCGCATCCCGCGCCACACAGGGCCAGACTCAGCACCAGAAAAACCACGCAAAACAATCGGTTACTCATTGGTTTTCTCCCTCAATATGGAAATCAGGTGCGCGGGTGGGTTGTTCTGCAAAATTCCCTGGAATTGGGAGCGATAATTCTTAACAAAACTGACGTTTTCCACGGATACATCATACACCTTCCAGGCCGAGTCGCGCTTTTTGAGGTAATAAATCAACTTGGTGCGTACATTGGCCCCGACAATGGTCGAAAAAACCTCGGCCCATTCGTCGGACTTCATGATTTCCTGATCAACGGTGACCTGCTCGTTGTTATAGGCGATGGATTTCCGCAAATAAACCTGTTTGATCAATTTTAAAAACAAGCCTTCGAACTCCACCCGCTGTTCCGGCGAAAAAAGACGCCAATACTGTCCCAGTGCCCGTCGGGAGAGCTCTTCGGAGTCAAAAAAATCATCGACCAGGGTTGACAGTCGCCGGGCCTGGGCCTCGCGCATGGCCGGAGAATCCCCCTGGGTTTCGGCGAGGATGGTGATGACGGCGTCAACATTGGCCTGAATATACGCCGTCGGAGTCGAGGGCGAGGCGAAAGCCAGGGTCGGCAACAAGAATATCAGGGCAAAAAACTTCATTTGTTCACACTTCCAAAGACATATTTTGAGATGAGGTCCTCGATATCAACCGCGGCCTGCGTATCCATGATCACACCGTTATGGGCGAGAATTTCGTCGCTCCCCCCGGGGGTAATGCTGATGTACTTGTCTCCGATCAGGCCGCTGGTCTTGACCGAGGCCGTCGAATCCGAAGGGACCGCGACCTCGTCTTGAATTTGCATGGTCACTTCGGCCTGATACAACTGCTGATCGAGGTCAATACGGGCCACCTTGCCCACGTATACACCCGAAATTTCGACGTTGCTTCCGACACGAAGGCCATTCACGGCTGAAAACTTGGCCGTCAGGTGATATTGCCCCCGTGAAAAAAGAGTCGTGCTGGCCAGGGTCAGGGTCAGGTACGCCACGCAGGCCAAGCCGATGATCACAAAAACGCCGACCGTGGTTTGAAGGGAACTATTCTTCATGATTACGCCAATTGTTTTGCCGTGTTCAGGGTTTTCCGCACAAGGGCGTGCATGTCATCGTCCTTGGCCATGGGCGAGCAACCGATTTCCAAGGCGAGATCGTTCTCGCGAAAAGTGGACTGAGCGACTCCTTGGCCAAAATACGCTTTGAGCTCATGAACCAAGGCCAATACCGCGGCCTTGTCCTCGATACGGGCAAAAATCAAAAAAACACCCCTGGAATAGGCCCCGGTAAAAATCGCCGCGTCATCCAAGGAACCCAAAAAACGCGCCACATCCTGGATGAGTCCGTGGGCGAAAAGATTTCCCCGAAAATCAATCATCTCGTGCAAGCCCCTGATACGCAGCGCGAAACAGTACCGGGGAGAGGCGGGATCCAGTGTTGACAGCAATTCCGTGAATTTTTCCGAAAGAGCCAGCCTGCTCCGAAGGCCGGTAATATCATCCACGAGCAAATCCTGCCCGTGGGTGTACAAATACAAGGCCGGATGATTGGATTGCTCCAGTTCGATGGGCGTTCCGGAAAACACGATTTTTCCCTCGTCAAGGATATGCACCCGGTGGGCGATGTAAAAAATGTCCGGAACATCGTGCGTAATGATCACGGCTGTGAAATTCAAACGCTGATGATAATGATGGATCATGGAAAAAACGGAATTTTTCCGAATGGGATCCAGGCCCGTGGTCGGCTCGTCAAAAAAAATGATTTCCGGCTCGGTGATCAGGGCCCGGGCCAAGGCGACGCGCTTCTGCATTCCACCGGAAATCTGCTTTGGATAGATGCCGGCCACCTCGCCCAGATCCAGCTGGTCGATCCGGAAGGCGACCTTGTCCCGGATTTCCTGCTCCTTGAACGCGGATTTTTCCCGCAACGGCAGGGCGATATTCTCGAAAACCGTCAAGGAATCGAACAGGGCGTTATGCTGGAACATATAGCTGCATCTGTCCTTGATCTTCGAAAACTCCTTGCGCGTGATGGCGGAATACGAAACCCCGTCAAAAATGATTTCCCCCGCGTCCGGTTCGATCAGACCGATGATGTGCTTGACAAGAACACTCTTGCCGACACCACTTTTGCCGATAATGGCCGTGATGGCATTCTTCTCGATATCAAGAGAGACGCCATCCAGCACGACACGGGAGCCAAAGGCCTTGGAGATATGTTGCAGTTGAATAAGTGGCGTTGACATGGCTCACATCAAAAACGAGGTTATGACGTAGTCGGCGATCAATACATATACACACGACTGCACCACGGCCGATGTCGTGGAATTACTGACGCCCTGGGCGCCAGCGCTGCCTTGATTCAAATGCGTGTAATAGCCGCAAAAACACGTGATGCTGATCACGATAAAGGAAAACACCACGGACTTGATAAACCCGCCGGTGATGTCGGAAAGCAGCAGGCTTGATTGTATCTTGCTGAAAAAAATCCCGGAACGGGAACTGAGCAGCACGGAGGAAAAATAGCCGCCAAGAATCCCCACGCAATCAAACACCGCTGTCAACAAGGGAAAACAGATAAACGCGGCGATCATCTTGGGCGTGACCAGATATCGGACCGGGTCGATGTTCATCGTGGCCAGGGCGTCGATCTGCTCGGAGATGCGCATGATGCCGATTTCCGCGGTAATGCTCGAACCGGCGCGACCAATGAGCATGATGGCCGTCAGAACCGGGCCGAGTTCCCGGACCAAGGACAAGGCCACGGCCACGCCGAGCATGCCCTCGGCGCTGAATTTGATCAGGGTGTAATAGCCCTGCAGGCCCAGAACCATCCCGGTGAAAAATGCCACCAGGACAATAATGTTGAGCGATTTGAATCCAATAAAGTGAATATTATACAGAATTTTCGGAAGCATGTTCCTGAGGGAAAAAACATGCGCCAAGCTCGAACAGGAAAAGATGGCCCACAATCCGACAGTTCCAGCCAGTTGCGTAACCTTTTCCCCAAGGAGGGCGGGCAAGGCCGAAATTGATTTCAACATGGCAAACTCCAGGTGACGGCGCCTTGCCACGGACCACGGAGAACGTGGCCCAAGGAATTACCGGAGGTGTTGAAAGCGGCGGACATGGATTTCATATGAGTTCGTAGCTGCTCAGGGAAACCGGGGCGTTCAGACTAGGGAGAACGCGTTCCAAAAAAACGCCATCCCGTTCCGGAAAATCGTATCCAAAAGTCGCCCGGATGGCCATGGACACGAATTGCACGGCCCGGTCCAGAGACAGGGGCAGGGAATCGCCCTGCAACAGGGACCCCGTGATCACGCTGGCGAAAATATCGCCCGTGCCGGGGTAGTGGGCGGGAATATATGGGCAGGAGACCTTCCAGAAGCGTCCGGTCGATCGGTCAAGGGCGATGACCGAAGTGCCCCGGCCCTCGTCCTCGGGCACGCTGGTGATAATGACGCACCGTGGGCCCATATCCGCCAATCCGCGCACCCACTGCTTGAGCTCGGCCATGGCGATGGACGAAACAGGAGCCGCGCCGAGCAAAAAGGCCGCCTCGGTGATGTTGGGCGTGATCACGTCGGCGCAGGCCACCAGGCGCCGCATTTCCAGGACCATGTCCGAGGTCATGGTCTCGTAGAGCATCCCGTCGTCACCCAGGACTGGATCGACAACAATCAAGGGACTGCCCTGGGAGAAATCCCGAATCAGCTCCTTCACGATGCCAATCTGGGTGGGCGACCCGAGAAAACCAGAATAAATACCGGCAAACGACAGTTTCAAGCGTCGCCAATGCGCCACGATAAGCGGCATGTCCTCGGTCAAGTCGCGAAAATGGAAATCGGTGAAGCCCCCGGTGTGGGTCGACAAAATGGCGGTCGGCAAGGTGCAAACCTGGATGCCCATCACCGAAAGAATCGGGATGACCGCGGACAGGGACCCTCCTCCAAACCCGGACAGGTCGTGCACCGCAGCGACACGCTGAATTACTGTTTGCACTTTTGAAAACCCCATGTGACGGCCTTCGCGCCGGAACATCCAGCCCTCCCCGCCTCAAGCTTGCCGCGAGCAATGGCGCCGAACCCAGGCGCTGTCAACAGCGGGCTAGCTATTGAGATAGTCCAGAAGGCCCTTGCCCGCCTTGAAAAACGGCATTTTTTTCGGCTTGACCTGCACGGACTCACCCGTTTTTGGATTGCGGCCGACATATCCCTCGTATTGTTTGATCTTGAAGCTCCCAAAGCCCCTGATTTCAACCCGATCGCCACGGAGCAGGGCGTCCCGCATGGAGTCGAAAAAGGTATCGACAATTCCCGCCGCTTCATCGTTTGAAACCTTGATTTTGTCGGCAAGAGACTGAATAAGCTCACTTTTATTCATCATTCACTCCCCCGGGCCCACCAACACGCCCGAGCTGGTTAAATTGCGACGCCCACCATCCGGCGTCTTCGCGCATTGC
The genomic region above belongs to Deltaproteobacteria bacterium and contains:
- a CDS encoding pyridoxamine kinase yields the protein MQTVIQRVAAVHDLSGFGGGSLSAVIPILSVMGIQVCTLPTAILSTHTGGFTDFHFRDLTEDMPLIVAHWRRLKLSFAGIYSGFLGSPTQIGIVKELIRDFSQGSPLIVVDPVLGDDGMLYETMTSDMVLEMRRLVACADVITPNITEAAFLLGAAPVSSIAMAELKQWVRGLADMGPRCVIITSVPEDEGRGTSVIALDRSTGRFWKVSCPYIPAHYPGTGDIFASVITGSLLQGDSLPLSLDRAVQFVSMAIRATFGYDFPERDGVFLERVLPSLNAPVSLSSYELI
- a CDS encoding type II toxin-antitoxin system HicA family toxin, producing the protein MGRLSGFRYREIIRRLRALGFCFDRQAAGSHEIWYNAETQKFTTIPNHPGEMPEGTLRAILKQAGVDPDAFLSV
- the xrtD gene encoding VPLPA-CTERM-specific exosortase XrtD; this encodes MGVGDECQIGTQGACMPRINWLGWGTGFVVLAGVYHSALWRLVAHDWQRTDFDYCYLVPLVSLYLIWERSTDLARLPSRPSWGGILAFLGAVFFLLLGELGGEFLSLYLSFWLALFGLCWTILGWRKLSVILFPVCFLLTAFPPPNYLYGRLTLGMQLLSTRLGVDVLHILGIPAFREGNVIDLGFTQLEVVAACSGLRFLIPLIIVGMILTYYFREKWWKRALLMASTLPLAIAMNGLRIGVTGILTRAHGPRFAEGSAHDLMGWIMFVISTLVLLGFMRLLTTRGLPTTPPRSYQCGPASPTSSLLPRLGVGLLLLPMVFGFLRYRDMSPRIMPKAGNLDEFPTVLGEWTGRKTALEAKFITALHFTDYVQIDYRDPSGRTVDFYVAWYESQSKGESIHSPETCLRGGGWSFERTGSEEVNVPGYGPVRVNRSLLEQSGQRMLAYFWFPVRGRFLTNGVELKIHTLLGALTERRTDGALVRLITPLGPDEAETDGAKRLTAFMSQALPLLDKILPGA
- a CDS encoding integration host factor subunit beta, whose translation is MNKSELIQSLADKIKVSNDEAAGIVDTFFDSMRDALLRGDRVEIRGFGSFKIKQYEGYVGRNPKTGESVQVKPKKMPFFKAGKGLLDYLNS
- a CDS encoding ABC transporter permease, which translates into the protein MLKSISALPALLGEKVTQLAGTVGLWAIFSCSSLAHVFSLRNMLPKILYNIHFIGFKSLNIIVLVAFFTGMVLGLQGYYTLIKFSAEGMLGVAVALSLVRELGPVLTAIMLIGRAGSSITAEIGIMRISEQIDALATMNIDPVRYLVTPKMIAAFICFPLLTAVFDCVGILGGYFSSVLLSSRSGIFFSKIQSSLLLSDITGGFIKSVVFSFIVISITCFCGYYTHLNQGSAGAQGVSNSTTSAVVQSCVYVLIADYVITSFLM
- a CDS encoding transposase translates to MNAEFEMGYPQRFFEPGNVWHLTARCHNRDFLLGQVLYRKLFVDVLFENQARYRVPVLNFTVTCNHVHLLVVSPADRNAIPRMMRDLGSKVAATYNKKTDRKGSFWERRYHATAVESGEHLVRCSLYIDTNMIRAGVARHPSQWKHGGFQEIVKPKQRYRTVNLSELSRLAGMPDDPDFPKHYAGWVENVVRRGHLCRDDVWTA
- a CDS encoding ATP-binding cassette domain-containing protein, producing MSTPLIQLQHISKAFGSRVVLDGVSLDIEKNAITAIIGKSGVGKSVLVKHIIGLIEPDAGEIIFDGVSYSAITRKEFSKIKDRCSYMFQHNALFDSLTVFENIALPLREKSAFKEQEIRDKVAFRIDQLDLGEVAGIYPKQISGGMQKRVALARALITEPEIIFFDEPTTGLDPIRKNSVFSMIHHYHQRLNFTAVIITHDVPDIFYIAHRVHILDEGKIVFSGTPIELEQSNHPALYLYTHGQDLLVDDITGLRSRLALSEKFTELLSTLDPASPRYCFALRIRGLHEMIDFRGNLFAHGLIQDVARFLGSLDDAAIFTGAYSRGVFLIFARIEDKAAVLALVHELKAYFGQGVAQSTFRENDLALEIGCSPMAKDDDMHALVRKTLNTAKQLA
- a CDS encoding ABC transporter substrate-binding protein, which encodes MKFFALIFLLPTLAFASPSTPTAYIQANVDAVITILAETQGDSPAMREAQARRLSTLVDDFFDSEELSRRALGQYWRLFSPEQRVEFEGLFLKLIKQVYLRKSIAYNNEQVTVDQEIMKSDEWAEVFSTIVGANVRTKLIYYLKKRDSAWKVYDVSVENVSFVKNYRSQFQGILQNNPPAHLISILREKTNE
- a CDS encoding VacJ family lipoprotein; this translates as MSNRLFCVVFLVLSLALCGAGCAKKVASSAGGMNPPASDGAENGGPDESSTDDFAPSDTRVHPDSLEKLNRKVFSFNDVLISYVFTPVHTVYAGFFPPDMRNGFSNFYRNIAFPIRFVNALLQFKFDKMFKETASFVLNTTFGSAGFFNVTKNMASLQSSPEDFGQTLAFYGVGSGTYVVLPLLGPSSVRDTVGLVADSLLYPLTWVQPDTTKYAFTAHDKTNTISANMKTYQDIKAESLDHYTSMKDVYFQYRQGLEAE
- a CDS encoding DUF1902 domain-containing protein codes for the protein MERMIRLHIEQLPGGMYLATSDEVQGLVAQGRTIAETLDIARDVARRLLEAQAEYSVSSCEQPRIQRAFDLQIVVGC
- the greA gene encoding transcription elongation factor GreA, with the protein product MSRIPISVDGFKRLEKELEELKKERPAIIQAIKEAREEGDLRENAGYDAARERQGLLEARISHIESRMIQFDIIDIDTLHSDKVVFGATVTMEDMETGERKTYTLLGPDEADHTKGTISIASPVGKALLGKSEGDEISVQVPRGRVDYEIVAVNFHGTAGLK
- the mlaD gene encoding outer membrane lipid asymmetry maintenance protein MlaD translates to MKNSSLQTTVGVFVIIGLACVAYLTLTLASTTLFSRGQYHLTAKFSAVNGLRVGSNVEISGVYVGKVARIDLDQQLYQAEVTMQIQDEVAVPSDSTASVKTSGLIGDKYISITPGGSDEILAHNGVIMDTQAAVDIEDLISKYVFGSVNK